A portion of the Mesoplasma entomophilum genome contains these proteins:
- a CDS encoding MurR/RpiR family transcriptional regulator gives MASVYEKLENLIRFQKSATFAIIAQKIIQHFFEEKELLSQDELAKECFVSVSTISKFSQSIGYSGYKELYFELKREMELARFDNDSLSIQHIDIFEAVKNYIHLSKDKINFLTKLINQHSEINIFRSGQMSIAADYFCELLINRKKRPVIIDQSFQCFIETDIVSDNTLNIVILCGRDNFSLVQNINRVTDKGKWFFISSERQFDKIEAPTKNYLPLSFDIKKSEFHFRTLALQMIFFNIYQNI, from the coding sequence ATGGCATCAGTGTATGAAAAGTTAGAAAATTTAATTAGATTTCAAAAAAGTGCAACTTTTGCAATAATAGCACAAAAAATAATACAGCATTTTTTTGAAGAAAAAGAACTTCTTTCTCAAGATGAATTAGCTAAAGAATGTTTTGTGAGTGTTTCTACAATATCAAAATTTTCGCAATCAATAGGTTATTCAGGTTATAAAGAATTATATTTTGAATTAAAAAGAGAAATGGAATTAGCTAGATTTGATAATGATTCTTTATCAATTCAACATATCGATATTTTTGAAGCTGTAAAAAACTATATACATTTATCGAAAGACAAAATAAACTTTTTAACAAAATTAATAAATCAACATTCAGAAATAAATATTTTTAGAAGTGGACAAATGAGTATTGCAGCAGATTATTTTTGTGAGCTTTTAATTAATAGAAAAAAAAGACCCGTCATAATTGATCAGAGTTTTCAATGCTTTATTGAAACAGATATAGTTTCAGACAACACTTTAAATATTGTTATACTTTGTGGCAGAGATAATTTTTCTTTAGTTCAAAATATTAATAGAGTAACAGATAAAGGTAAATGATTTTTCATATCTTCAGAAAGACAATTTGACAAGATTGAAGCACCAACAAAAAACTATCTTCCTCTTTCGTTCGATATAAAAAAAAGTGAATTCCATTTTAGAACTCTAGCTTTGCAAATGATATTTTTTAACATATACCAAAATATCTAA
- the tuf gene encoding elongation factor Tu gives MAKEAFDRSLPHVNIGTIGHVDHGKTTLTAAITKVLADKGGAEFKDYANIDNAPEERERGITINTSHVEYKTENRHYAHVDCPGHADYVKNMITGAAQMDGGILVVAATDGPMPQTREHILLSRQVGVPKIVVFLNKCDMVDDEEMIDLVEMEVRDLLSTYDFDGDGAPVIRGSALGALNGEAKWVAAIEELMAAVDEYIPTPTRDSDKTFLMPVEDVFTITGRGTVATGRVERGTIKVNEEVEIVGLVEEAKKCVVTGLEMFRKLLDFAEAGDNVGALLRGVDREGIERGQVLAKPGTIKPHTKLQASVYALTTEEGGRHKPFFNKYRPQFYFRTTDVTGEVTLPAGTDMVMPGDNVEMTIELIKPIAVEDGTKFSIREGGRTIGAGTVIAVQ, from the coding sequence ATGGCAAAAGAAGCTTTTGACCGTAGTTTACCTCACGTTAACATTGGTACTATTGGACACGTTGACCACGGTAAAACTACATTAACTGCTGCTATTACTAAAGTTTTAGCAGATAAAGGTGGAGCAGAATTTAAAGATTACGCAAATATCGATAACGCTCCAGAAGAAAGAGAACGTGGAATTACAATTAATACTTCACACGTTGAATATAAAACAGAAAACAGACACTACGCACACGTAGACTGTCCAGGACACGCCGATTATGTTAAAAACATGATTACAGGTGCTGCTCAAATGGATGGTGGGATCTTAGTTGTTGCTGCAACTGATGGACCTATGCCTCAAACTCGTGAACACATCTTATTATCAAGACAAGTTGGAGTTCCAAAAATTGTTGTTTTCTTAAACAAATGTGACATGGTTGATGATGAAGAAATGATCGACTTAGTTGAAATGGAAGTTAGAGATTTATTATCAACTTACGACTTCGATGGAGACGGAGCACCAGTTATCCGTGGATCAGCTTTAGGAGCATTAAACGGAGAAGCTAAATGAGTTGCTGCTATTGAAGAATTAATGGCTGCAGTTGATGAATACATCCCAACACCAACTCGTGATTCAGATAAAACATTCTTAATGCCTGTTGAAGACGTTTTCACAATTACAGGACGTGGAACTGTTGCTACAGGACGTGTTGAACGTGGAACAATTAAAGTTAACGAAGAAGTTGAAATCGTTGGTTTAGTTGAAGAAGCTAAAAAATGTGTTGTTACTGGATTAGAAATGTTCAGAAAATTATTAGACTTTGCTGAAGCTGGAGATAACGTAGGAGCATTATTACGTGGTGTTGACAGAGAAGGTATTGAACGTGGACAAGTTTTAGCTAAACCTGGAACTATTAAACCTCATACTAAATTACAAGCATCAGTTTATGCGTTAACTACTGAAGAAGGTGGACGTCACAAACCATTCTTTAACAAATACCGTCCTCAATTCTACTTCCGTACAACTGATGTTACTGGTGAAGTAACATTACCTGCTGGAACAGACATGGTTATGCCTGGAGATAACGTTGAAATGACAATTGAATTAATTAAACCAATTGCTGTTGAAGATGGAACAAAATTCTCAATCCGTGAAGGTGGAAGAACTATTGGAGCTGGAACAGTTATTGCAGTTCAATAA
- the rpsG gene encoding 30S ribosomal protein S7 produces the protein MRKNRAEKRDVLADPIYNSKLVTRAINKIMLDGKRGTAQTIIYDAFDIIKEKTGEEPIEVFNKAIENIKPHLELKVRRIGGANYQVPVEVSDERQVTLALRWLINYARLRNEKVMTVKLANEIIDAANNMGGSVKKREDTHKMAEANKAFAHYRW, from the coding sequence ATGCGTAAAAATAGAGCAGAAAAAAGAGACGTTTTAGCAGATCCAATTTATAACTCAAAATTAGTTACTCGTGCTATCAACAAAATTATGTTAGATGGTAAGAGAGGAACAGCTCAAACAATCATTTATGATGCATTTGACATTATTAAAGAAAAAACTGGTGAAGAACCAATTGAAGTATTTAACAAGGCTATCGAAAACATTAAACCACACTTAGAATTAAAAGTTCGTCGTATTGGGGGAGCTAACTACCAAGTGCCAGTTGAAGTTTCAGATGAAAGACAAGTTACTTTAGCTTTACGTTGATTAATCAACTATGCAAGATTAAGAAATGAGAAAGTTATGACTGTTAAATTAGCAAATGAAATCATTGATGCTGCAAATAACATGGGTGGATCAGTTAAAAAACGTGAAGACACACATAAAATGGCAGAAGCTAATAAAGCATTCGCACACTACCGTTGATAA
- a CDS encoding ROK family protein — translation MKQATFDVGGSGIKYIIFEKEIIIKQGHINYSFSKERISLEDVLNEILKVVKSLESEVQIGISMPGIIDSKNIRVLTESGIKDVNIDIVEFFSKNSFIKKIIIENDGNSAALGEWYYRANPKIKNFVNITIGSAIGCGIILNNQLYKGSELKAGEISRMFSNNCKAGDTHGLALDTGIGLLGLKYSKITQNEKILTGKQIFDLYNKNDLLINELVQEWISSIAKTILNLDYILDFDLITVGGGVSENKLFFELLKNEISKIKDIKVQNFMILNETILNRVEISKTKNYAGCYGVYYLLNKQK, via the coding sequence ATGAAGCAAGCAACTTTTGATGTAGGTGGATCAGGAATAAAATATATAATTTTTGAAAAAGAAATAATTATAAAACAGGGACATATAAATTATTCATTTTCTAAGGAAAGAATTTCTTTAGAAGATGTTTTGAATGAAATACTTAAAGTAGTTAAATCTTTAGAAAGTGAAGTTCAAATCGGAATATCGATGCCGGGCATAATTGACTCTAAAAATATTCGAGTTCTAACAGAATCAGGAATAAAAGATGTAAATATAGATATAGTAGAATTTTTCTCAAAAAACTCTTTTATTAAAAAAATAATTATCGAAAACGATGGTAACTCAGCAGCACTGGGCGAATGATATTATAGAGCTAATCCAAAAATAAAAAATTTTGTAAACATAACAATAGGGTCGGCCATTGGATGCGGTATTATATTAAATAATCAATTGTACAAAGGTTCTGAATTAAAGGCAGGAGAAATTTCAAGGATGTTTAGTAATAATTGCAAAGCAGGAGATACACATGGATTAGCGTTAGATACAGGAATTGGATTATTAGGATTAAAATACTCAAAAATAACTCAAAATGAAAAAATTTTAACAGGTAAACAAATATTTGATCTATATAATAAAAATGATTTACTTATAAATGAATTGGTTCAAGAATGAATTTCGTCTATTGCCAAAACAATTTTAAATTTAGATTATATATTGGATTTTGATTTAATAACAGTAGGTGGCGGAGTAAGTGAAAATAAGCTATTTTTTGAACTTTTAAAAAATGAAATTTCAAAAATTAAAGATATAAAAGTTCAAAATTTTATGATTCTTAATGAAACAATTTTAAATAGAGTTGAAATTTCAAAAACAAAAAACTATGCTGGTTGTTATGGAGTTTACTATCTTTTGAATAAACAAAAATAA
- the rpsL gene encoding 30S ribosomal protein S12, with protein sequence MPTINQLVKTNRKAKTWKTKAPALNRGVNSLKKKVTKVSAPQKRGVCTRVATMTPKKPNSALRKYARVRLTNGMEVNAYIPGEGHNLQEHSVVLIRGGRVKDLPGVRYHIIRGTLDTQAVNNRKQSRSLYGAKRPKK encoded by the coding sequence ATGCCAACAATCAATCAATTAGTTAAAACAAATCGTAAAGCTAAAACTTGAAAAACAAAAGCACCTGCTTTAAACAGAGGGGTAAACTCATTGAAAAAGAAAGTGACTAAAGTTTCTGCACCTCAAAAAAGAGGAGTATGTACTCGTGTTGCTACAATGACACCCAAAAAACCCAACTCTGCGTTACGTAAATACGCTCGTGTTAGATTAACAAATGGAATGGAAGTTAATGCATATATCCCAGGAGAAGGTCACAACCTTCAAGAACACTCAGTTGTTTTAATTCGTGGGGGACGTGTAAAAGACTTACCAGGGGTACGTTACCACATTATTCGTGGAACATTAGATACTCAAGCAGTTAACAACCGTAAACAATCTCGTTCATTATACGGGGCCAAAAGACCAAAAAAATAA
- the cls gene encoding cardiolipin synthase: MRKPFVATISLIAMYSIGGALYVAINLCLNFFISTPLPFIFFISITHLFSMSWAIVVLCNRKRRIETRIRWALFIILIPFFGIISYLFLGRVYKYKKNKNYLYNKNSVSALQAKTQYDIENLKAIEKENPEFKRSFMMTFEQQKESIYTNTEIKYLQSGNEYFANLLNDINTAKEYVLINCYIISEGEFLEKLTNLLIQKMHQGIRVYIIYDFLGSYGRFTKSKKRLLQEGANIIAYSPIHFPFVKWNANYRDHRKDISIDGKIGYLGGINMSDEYINKSGVFGFWNDSAIRMVGESVQEIESIFKKDWNFYAGKKQNKIEKLEPMFGKVNRTRFLTNEFIQIVSDGPNHERPICLELLLNLIHSAQNRIWLKSPYFIPPPEIINALCNAASTGLDVRILLPGRSDKFLLLEVSKQWTKKMFENGVKIYSMNDTFIHEKTYIFDDSISFTGSSNLDYRALFCDQQTMALIKSNRLNEDITKKMIHDMEKSFEYKFMPNKDLSIWKKIVVKAYNIMAPLL; encoded by the coding sequence ATGAGAAAACCGTTTGTAGCAACAATTTCACTAATTGCAATGTACAGCATAGGTGGAGCATTATATGTAGCAATTAACTTATGCCTTAACTTTTTCATTTCAACACCATTGCCTTTTATTTTCTTTATTTCTATTACACACTTATTTTCAATGTCATGAGCTATTGTTGTTCTTTGCAATAGAAAAAGAAGAATTGAAACAAGAATTAGATGAGCGCTTTTTATTATTCTTATTCCATTTTTTGGTATTATTTCATATTTATTTTTAGGAAGAGTTTATAAATATAAAAAAAATAAAAACTATTTGTATAATAAAAATTCAGTTAGTGCTTTGCAAGCTAAAACTCAATACGATATTGAAAATTTAAAAGCTATTGAGAAAGAAAATCCAGAATTTAAAAGATCATTCATGATGACGTTTGAACAACAAAAGGAAAGCATATATACAAATACAGAAATCAAATACTTACAGTCAGGAAATGAATATTTTGCAAATTTACTAAACGATATTAATACAGCAAAGGAATACGTTTTGATAAATTGTTACATAATTTCAGAGGGTGAATTTTTAGAAAAACTGACTAATTTATTAATTCAAAAAATGCATCAGGGAATTAGAGTTTACATTATATACGATTTTTTAGGTAGTTATGGAAGATTTACAAAAAGCAAAAAAAGGCTATTACAAGAAGGTGCAAATATAATAGCATATTCTCCTATTCATTTTCCTTTTGTAAAATGAAACGCAAACTATAGAGATCATAGAAAAGATATTTCTATTGATGGAAAAATTGGTTATTTAGGTGGAATTAATATGTCAGATGAGTATATTAATAAGAGTGGTGTGTTTGGTTTTTGAAATGATTCAGCTATCAGAATGGTTGGAGAAAGTGTTCAAGAAATAGAATCAATTTTTAAAAAAGATTGAAACTTTTATGCTGGTAAAAAACAAAACAAAATTGAAAAGCTTGAGCCTATGTTTGGTAAAGTTAATAGAACTCGTTTTTTAACAAATGAATTTATACAAATTGTTTCTGATGGCCCAAACCATGAAAGACCAATTTGCTTGGAACTACTTTTAAATTTAATTCACTCTGCTCAAAATAGAATTTGATTAAAATCCCCTTACTTTATACCACCACCAGAAATTATTAATGCATTGTGTAATGCTGCTTCAACAGGACTTGACGTACGTATTTTACTTCCTGGAAGATCAGACAAGTTTTTATTATTGGAAGTATCAAAGCAATGAACTAAAAAAATGTTTGAAAACGGTGTTAAAATTTACTCAATGAATGACACATTCATTCATGAAAAAACTTATATTTTTGATGATTCAATATCATTTACAGGAAGCTCAAACTTAGACTATAGAGCTTTATTCTGTGATCAACAAACAATGGCTTTAATAAAATCTAATAGATTAAACGAAGATATTACTAAAAAAATGATTCATGATATGGAGAAATCTTTTGAATATAAATTTATGCCAAACAAAGATTTATCTATTTGAAAAAAAATTGTGGTTAAAGCTTACAATATAATGGCACCACTTTTATAA
- the fusA gene encoding elongation factor G: MPREFSLENTRNLGIMAHIDAGKTTTTERILFHTGKIHKIGETHEGASQMDWMAQEQERGITITSAATTAFWKNNRFNIIDTPGHVDFTVEVERSLRVLDGAVAVLDGQSGVEPQTETVWRQATTYRVPRIVFVNKMDKTGADFIYSVKSIGDRLGAKAAPIQLPIGAEDNFTGLIDLVEMKAYEFDGKAEEIAKEIEIPADLKDQAEILRSELVEAAVEYDEELMMKFLDGEEITIPELKQAIRKGVIGAEFFPVLAGSAFKNKGVKLLLDAVVDYLPSPLDVPAIKGILPNGEEAERHADDNEPFSALAFKVMTDPFVGKLTFFRVYSGILTKGSYVLNSTKGDKERVGRILQMHANNRNEIEEVYAGDIAAAVGLKNTTTGDTLVDEKHEIILESMVFPEPVIQLALEPKTKADQEKMGLALSKLAEEDPTFRTYTDEETGQTIIAGMGELHLDIIVDRMRREFKVETNVGAPQVSYRETIKLPAKAEGKYVKQSGGRGSYGHVVIEFEPNVDKGFEWVDKITGGRVSKEYINAARVGLENALTNGVVAGYPMIDVKATIVDGSMHDVDSNEMAYKIAASFALKEACKKMNPVILEPIMNVEVTVPDEYYGDVMGNISSKRGLIEGSEQRGNAQTIKSKVPLTEMFGYATELRSFTQGRGNYTMIFSHYAEAPRSIAEEIIKKSGK; encoded by the coding sequence ATGCCAAGAGAATTTAGTTTAGAAAATACTCGTAACCTTGGAATTATGGCTCACATTGATGCTGGGAAAACTACTACTACAGAACGTATTTTATTCCACACAGGTAAAATTCACAAAATTGGTGAAACTCATGAAGGAGCTTCACAAATGGACTGAATGGCACAAGAGCAAGAACGTGGTATTACAATTACTTCAGCTGCAACTACAGCATTCTGAAAAAATAACCGTTTTAACATAATTGATACTCCGGGTCACGTTGACTTCACTGTTGAAGTTGAACGTTCATTACGTGTTCTTGATGGAGCTGTTGCAGTTCTTGATGGACAATCAGGAGTTGAACCTCAAACAGAAACTGTTTGAAGACAAGCAACTACTTATAGAGTTCCTCGTATTGTTTTTGTTAACAAAATGGATAAAACTGGAGCAGATTTCATTTACTCAGTTAAATCTATCGGGGACCGTTTAGGAGCTAAAGCTGCTCCAATTCAATTACCAATCGGTGCTGAAGATAACTTCACAGGATTAATTGATTTAGTTGAAATGAAAGCTTACGAATTTGATGGTAAAGCTGAAGAAATTGCTAAAGAAATTGAAATTCCTGCAGATTTAAAAGATCAAGCAGAAATTTTAAGAAGTGAATTAGTTGAAGCTGCTGTTGAATATGATGAAGAATTAATGATGAAATTCTTAGATGGTGAAGAAATCACTATTCCTGAATTAAAACAAGCAATCCGTAAAGGGGTTATTGGTGCAGAATTCTTCCCAGTATTAGCTGGATCAGCTTTCAAAAACAAGGGTGTTAAATTATTATTAGACGCAGTTGTTGACTACTTACCATCACCTTTAGATGTTCCTGCTATTAAAGGAATCTTACCAAATGGTGAAGAAGCAGAAAGACATGCAGATGACAATGAGCCATTCTCAGCTTTAGCTTTCAAAGTTATGACTGACCCATTCGTTGGAAAATTAACATTCTTTAGAGTTTACTCAGGTATTCTTACAAAAGGAAGTTATGTATTAAACTCAACAAAAGGTGATAAGGAACGTGTAGGACGTATTTTACAAATGCACGCAAACAACCGTAACGAAATCGAAGAAGTTTATGCTGGAGATATCGCAGCTGCTGTTGGTTTAAAAAATACTACAACAGGTGATACTTTAGTTGATGAAAAACATGAAATTATTTTAGAATCAATGGTATTCCCAGAACCAGTTATCCAATTAGCTTTAGAACCAAAAACTAAAGCGGATCAAGAAAAAATGGGATTAGCATTATCAAAATTAGCAGAAGAAGATCCAACTTTCAGAACATATACTGATGAAGAAACTGGACAAACTATTATTGCTGGTATGGGTGAATTACACTTAGATATTATTGTTGACCGTATGAGACGTGAATTCAAAGTTGAAACAAACGTTGGAGCACCTCAAGTTTCATACCGTGAAACAATTAAATTACCAGCAAAAGCTGAAGGTAAATATGTTAAACAATCAGGAGGACGTGGATCATATGGTCACGTTGTTATTGAATTTGAACCAAATGTTGATAAAGGATTCGAATGAGTTGACAAAATTACTGGAGGACGTGTTTCTAAAGAATACATCAATGCTGCACGTGTTGGTTTAGAAAACGCACTTACAAATGGGGTAGTTGCTGGATACCCAATGATCGATGTTAAAGCAACAATCGTTGATGGATCAATGCACGACGTTGACTCAAACGAAATGGCTTATAAAATCGCTGCATCATTTGCTTTAAAAGAAGCATGTAAAAAAATGAATCCAGTTATCTTAGAACCAATCATGAACGTTGAAGTAACTGTTCCAGATGAATATTATGGAGATGTAATGGGTAACATTTCATCAAAACGTGGATTAATCGAAGGATCAGAACAAAGAGGAAATGCACAAACAATTAAATCTAAAGTTCCTCTAACAGAAATGTTTGGTTATGCAACAGAATTAAGATCATTCACACAAGGACGTGGAAACTATACTATGATTTTCAGTCATTATGCTGAAGCACCTAGATCAATTGCAGAAGAAATTATTAAAAAATCAGGTAAGTAG